In Edaphobacter paludis, a single window of DNA contains:
- a CDS encoding GH92 family glycosyl hydrolase, whose translation MRKLFVCAASFLVLTTAALAHAQNSSEVDPMLGADKGGNVFVGPTLPFGMAKPGPDYGDNEANSGWEASGNLNGFSQLHVSGTGGGPKYGNILVQPMMGKADPAHSSAPRKDEHAEVGYYTVRLGGSGIRAEVTTARRTPVYRFTYPGTGQRTLLVDVGHLLMRRHDSPHRYPESQIVYSTDVQVLSPTEIAGMQASVMGWNIQTTPMRVYFYLVTDTPAVVSGTWQDGKSVQPGTKRASYKMPFTMSTLPKSSPPIVSTGAYLTFAAGEKPVKVKVGVSFVSIDQAKKNALSEVAGFDFDGTRKAAVAAWNKELSTVKITGGTPGDRQQFATGLYHSMLMPVDRTGENPLWQSATPYYDDFYCIWDTFRSSTPLLTLLDPKRVTGILQSLLEIQDHDHFFLDGRSGNFAGRTQGGSNAEMMFTDAFVKHLPGLDWERVYRAMVHDAEAESTDPIRFGRGDMDEWKRLGYLSLEHSDPAGGADRPGSRSMEYAANDYAVGLMAKDLHHDADAKLFMSRAENWKKLWDANAVDHTERGDVKGFIWMRHEDGRWKENFNSHLVGTWYKDNFYEASTWTYSLYVPQDVRGLVQIAGGASAFKKRLDLFFVADVPGRYRYDVGNEPGFLSPYLYNWIGDQSSTAKTIRAILPASYHTGLGGLPGNDDSGAMGSFLVFNQLGFFPVAAQDFYLIGSPTFPRSSILLANGKTFSVVAENSSPTNVYIAKAMWNGRPYLRSWFTHDQLMAGGELKLTMTDKPTHWDTGGAPPSMSDR comes from the coding sequence ATGCGAAAACTTTTTGTCTGCGCTGCTTCGTTTCTCGTCTTGACCACGGCCGCTCTTGCTCATGCTCAGAACTCATCGGAAGTTGATCCGATGCTGGGCGCAGACAAGGGTGGAAATGTTTTCGTGGGCCCAACGCTTCCCTTTGGAATGGCGAAGCCCGGGCCGGACTACGGAGACAATGAAGCCAATTCGGGATGGGAGGCGAGCGGCAACCTGAACGGCTTCTCCCAGTTGCACGTCTCGGGCACAGGTGGCGGCCCGAAGTACGGAAACATCCTGGTGCAGCCAATGATGGGCAAAGCCGATCCTGCGCACAGCTCCGCACCGCGGAAGGACGAGCATGCGGAGGTTGGATACTACACCGTCAGGCTGGGCGGATCGGGAATTCGTGCAGAGGTTACAACAGCGCGACGAACGCCTGTCTATCGATTTACCTACCCCGGAACTGGTCAGCGCACGCTGCTTGTAGATGTAGGACACCTGCTCATGCGCAGGCATGATTCGCCGCACCGCTATCCGGAAAGCCAGATCGTCTACTCCACCGACGTGCAGGTACTGTCGCCGACGGAGATCGCCGGAATGCAGGCGTCCGTCATGGGATGGAACATCCAGACCACACCCATGAGGGTTTACTTTTACCTCGTGACTGACACGCCTGCGGTAGTAAGCGGAACATGGCAGGACGGCAAGAGCGTTCAACCGGGAACGAAAAGGGCAAGCTACAAAATGCCGTTCACAATGAGCACGCTGCCCAAGTCCTCCCCGCCGATCGTAAGCACTGGAGCTTACCTGACATTTGCTGCCGGTGAGAAGCCAGTGAAGGTGAAGGTGGGCGTGTCATTCGTCTCAATCGACCAGGCAAAAAAGAACGCGTTAAGTGAGGTGGCCGGGTTCGACTTTGACGGAACGCGCAAGGCTGCTGTCGCGGCCTGGAACAAAGAGCTTTCGACAGTGAAGATCACAGGCGGCACGCCCGGTGATCGCCAGCAGTTTGCGACCGGTCTTTACCACTCGATGCTCATGCCAGTGGACCGCACCGGCGAGAATCCGCTGTGGCAGAGCGCGACCCCGTACTATGACGACTTCTATTGCATCTGGGATACGTTCCGATCTTCCACTCCCCTCTTGACGCTCCTCGATCCGAAACGAGTTACCGGCATCCTGCAGTCCCTGCTGGAGATTCAGGATCATGACCACTTCTTCCTGGACGGGCGCTCCGGCAACTTTGCCGGTAGAACTCAGGGCGGGTCCAATGCCGAGATGATGTTCACCGACGCATTCGTCAAGCATCTTCCTGGACTGGATTGGGAGCGAGTCTATCGGGCAATGGTGCATGATGCCGAGGCTGAGTCGACCGACCCCATACGCTTCGGACGAGGCGACATGGACGAGTGGAAACGACTTGGATATCTGTCCTTAGAGCACTCCGATCCTGCGGGAGGAGCCGATCGGCCGGGCTCGCGCTCCATGGAGTACGCCGCCAACGATTATGCTGTCGGTCTCATGGCGAAGGATCTGCATCATGACGCCGATGCGAAGCTGTTTATGAGCCGCGCGGAGAACTGGAAAAAATTGTGGGATGCCAATGCCGTGGACCACACAGAGCGCGGTGACGTGAAGGGCTTCATCTGGATGCGTCATGAGGATGGAAGATGGAAGGAAAACTTCAATTCTCATCTCGTTGGCACCTGGTATAAGGATAATTTCTACGAAGCCAGTACCTGGACTTATTCGCTCTACGTTCCGCAGGACGTTCGCGGACTCGTTCAGATCGCCGGAGGAGCATCTGCATTCAAGAAACGCCTCGATCTCTTTTTTGTAGCCGATGTACCAGGACGCTACCGCTACGACGTCGGCAACGAGCCTGGGTTCCTTTCGCCATATCTCTACAACTGGATTGGCGACCAAAGCAGCACAGCGAAGACCATCCGGGCCATCCTTCCCGCGAGCTATCACACAGGTCTGGGCGGTTTACCGGGAAATGACGATTCAGGCGCGATGGGATCGTTTCTTGTCTTCAACCAGCTCGGCTTCTTCCCGGTGGCAGCGCAGGATTTCTATCTCATTGGCTCGCCGACGTTTCCCCGGTCCTCCATCCTCCTGGCTAACGGAAAGACCTTCTCTGTCGTAGCCGAGAACTCTTCTCCGACGAACGTTTACATCGCGAAAGCGATGTGGAATGGCAGGCCGTATCTCCGCTCA
- a CDS encoding CAP domain-containing protein, which yields MILVLHVEGDVSVIRRFVVVLLGGLMAVSTGMAQVDASPAEKALLQMANQFRAEHGVAPLAWDSALARAARLHAKRMVVAAGDMEHQYPGEPDMITRAAQQGAHFGAIAENLAGQGQNPAQLHHIWTITQSHRTNLLNPNMNVVGIGVIESGGLLYAVEDFAHDVPAPRQDEVAGQVVAALQKMGMQSVKSTEEARSNCESQSNTSPGAMLVVHWEGSNPSQLPDVLVQRIAQGTYHSAAVGACPSAQSGQGFTTYRVAVLLY from the coding sequence GTGATACTGGTTCTTCATGTGGAGGGCGACGTGAGTGTGATCCGAAGATTTGTGGTCGTTTTACTTGGTGGGCTGATGGCGGTGTCTACGGGGATGGCGCAGGTGGATGCATCGCCTGCGGAGAAGGCACTGTTGCAGATGGCCAACCAGTTTCGAGCAGAGCATGGAGTGGCTCCGCTGGCGTGGGATAGCGCGTTGGCACGGGCGGCGAGGCTGCACGCCAAGCGCATGGTTGTGGCGGCGGGCGACATGGAGCACCAGTATCCGGGCGAACCGGATATGATTACGCGGGCGGCTCAGCAGGGTGCCCACTTCGGCGCAATCGCTGAGAATCTCGCGGGGCAGGGACAGAACCCGGCGCAGCTTCATCATATTTGGACGATCACCCAGTCACACCGGACAAATCTTCTAAATCCGAACATGAATGTTGTCGGCATCGGCGTGATCGAGAGCGGAGGACTGTTGTACGCGGTAGAGGATTTTGCGCACGATGTACCGGCGCCGAGGCAGGATGAGGTAGCGGGTCAGGTGGTGGCGGCGTTGCAGAAGATGGGGATGCAGTCTGTGAAGTCGACAGAGGAGGCACGGTCGAACTGCGAAAGCCAGAGCAATACATCGCCGGGTGCAATGCTTGTCGTGCATTGGGAAGGATCGAATCCCAGCCAACTCCCGGACGTTCTGGTGCAGCGGATAGCGCAGGGGACCTATCACTCGGCTGCGGTGGGTGCTTGCCCGAGTGCGCAGTCGGGGCAGGGATTCACGACTTATAGGGTGGCTGTGCTGCTGTATTAG
- a CDS encoding VWA domain-containing protein: MPDEVVKAMPMKLCVPLRKVFVLCCVGLSSCGYAAAQQEAKPPSSPYNIEVTVKKLLVPVVVRDKQGHSVGDLKREDFQVFDNGKPHPLSAFMVEERVGAESRPASNSENGTLSPTPSQSSTVYPRFIVFLFDDLHLSAEDIVRAKRAGATLLSGSLVDSDIAAVVSLSGQINSGLTRDRAKLQDAITSLKPQILYRSSNSDCPNIDYYQADLMENKHNDVAIQDAIAQVFSCDPGLDPQRDLPIAERLAESAARRILSIGHQDVQTSFATIREIVRRMATLPGQSTLILVSPGFLTVEPDALAAESRVIDFAAQSNVTISALDARGLYTTSLTASEDVQGIPLVSKAEFHASSMRAVENVMAELADGTGGTFFHNNNDLGAGFRSLTETPEYVYLLELPLDNIKPNGAYHRLKVKVDRNGVQVQARSGYILPKPAKTKK, translated from the coding sequence ATGCCCGACGAAGTCGTCAAAGCCATGCCGATGAAGTTATGCGTGCCGTTGCGCAAGGTTTTTGTCCTGTGTTGTGTGGGGCTGTCCTCTTGCGGATACGCGGCAGCTCAACAGGAAGCAAAACCTCCCAGCTCCCCCTACAACATCGAAGTAACCGTCAAGAAACTGTTAGTGCCGGTTGTGGTTCGCGACAAGCAGGGCCACTCGGTGGGTGATTTAAAAAGAGAAGACTTTCAGGTCTTTGATAATGGCAAGCCCCATCCTCTCTCCGCATTCATGGTTGAAGAGCGCGTGGGAGCAGAAAGCCGCCCCGCCAGCAACTCCGAAAACGGCACCCTCTCCCCCACCCCTTCGCAATCATCGACCGTGTACCCGCGCTTCATCGTCTTCCTCTTCGACGATCTGCACCTGAGCGCCGAAGACATTGTGCGCGCAAAAAGGGCTGGCGCCACGTTACTCTCGGGGTCGTTGGTCGACTCGGATATCGCTGCCGTGGTCTCTCTCTCCGGACAAATCAACAGCGGCTTGACCCGTGATCGAGCGAAGCTGCAGGACGCGATCACGAGCCTGAAACCACAGATTCTCTATCGGTCCAGCAACTCCGATTGCCCAAACATCGACTACTACCAGGCCGACCTGATGGAGAACAAGCATAACGACGTGGCAATCCAGGACGCGATAGCGCAGGTGTTCAGTTGCGACCCCGGCCTGGATCCTCAGCGCGACCTTCCCATCGCCGAGAGGCTGGCCGAATCCGCAGCCAGGCGAATTCTTTCGATTGGACATCAGGATGTTCAAACATCCTTCGCTACGATCCGAGAGATTGTGCGCAGGATGGCCACTTTGCCAGGACAAAGCACCCTGATTCTGGTATCGCCCGGCTTCCTTACCGTTGAACCAGACGCGCTTGCTGCGGAATCACGGGTTATCGACTTCGCCGCACAGTCCAATGTAACGATCAGCGCTCTGGATGCGCGCGGCTTGTACACAACATCCTTGACCGCCAGCGAGGATGTCCAGGGGATTCCCCTGGTGTCAAAGGCGGAATTCCACGCAAGCTCCATGAGGGCGGTCGAGAACGTGATGGCTGAGCTCGCCGACGGCACCGGCGGTACTTTCTTTCACAACAACAACGATCTTGGCGCGGGATTCAGGAGCCTCACAGAGACACCAGAGTACGTATATCTTCTCGAGCTGCCACTCGACAACATCAAGCCCAATGGCGCCTACCACCGCTTGAAGGTGAAAGTGGATCGCAACGGTGTGCAGGTACAGGCACGCAGTGGCTACATCTTGCCCAAGCCCGCGAAAACCAAGAAATAG
- the rimO gene encoding 30S ribosomal protein S12 methylthiotransferase RimO: MTSSAPDQSSAKPRPKIGFVSLGCPKNLVDSEVMMGMLHHAGGELTPQAEDAEILVVNTCSFIDSAKQESVNTILEMVQHKKANGGRAQRLIVAGCLVERYRDEIQKNIPEVDAVVGTGELEAILAAAGLSPTGHANNSPFQILTQAQIDRAPSAVNQHSRPEESSPQLQIEQGHLASRPEGDLREQQGRFSRAAWDGATAALPEYLYSDTTPRILTTPRASAYIKIAEGCDHPCGFCIIPQLRGKFRSRRMSSIITEADALIAQGVREITLIGQDTTCYGEDLGIKDGLAQLLEALAVLPGLRWLRFLYAYPNKVTTRLLETIARHDNIAKYLDVPLQHASPSVLKRMKRGGTPEVFLKLIEKARSIVPGIVLRTSFIVGFPGETEEDYNQLEAFITTARIDWLGVFTYSDEEGAAAFELASELKVPKRTIEARRRKLMKLQQKISAKSKSQWIGREIDLLVEGPSEETDLLWEGRTPLHAPEIDGKVFINDFGPHEALVPGTFYRAEITESHDYDVVARILD, from the coding sequence CTGACTTCGTCAGCCCCTGACCAATCCTCGGCCAAGCCCCGCCCCAAAATCGGCTTCGTCTCCCTCGGCTGCCCTAAAAACCTGGTCGACTCTGAAGTCATGATGGGCATGCTCCATCATGCTGGCGGTGAGCTCACCCCGCAAGCCGAAGACGCAGAAATCCTTGTCGTCAATACCTGCAGCTTCATCGACTCCGCCAAGCAGGAGTCCGTCAACACCATCCTCGAGATGGTGCAGCACAAGAAGGCCAACGGCGGCCGCGCCCAGCGCCTCATCGTCGCAGGTTGTCTCGTCGAGCGTTACCGTGACGAGATCCAAAAAAATATTCCCGAAGTAGACGCGGTCGTGGGCACAGGCGAACTCGAAGCCATCCTAGCCGCCGCAGGTCTTTCTCCCACGGGCCACGCCAACAACTCTCCCTTCCAAATCCTCACGCAGGCACAGATCGACCGCGCTCCCAGCGCCGTAAACCAGCACAGCCGCCCCGAAGAATCCTCTCCGCAGCTCCAGATCGAGCAGGGCCACCTCGCCAGCCGCCCCGAGGGCGACCTACGCGAGCAGCAGGGCCGCTTCTCACGCGCCGCCTGGGACGGCGCCACCGCCGCTCTCCCCGAGTACCTCTACAGCGACACCACGCCGCGCATCCTCACCACACCCCGCGCCAGCGCCTACATCAAGATCGCCGAAGGCTGCGATCACCCCTGTGGTTTCTGCATCATCCCGCAGCTTCGCGGCAAGTTTCGCTCGCGCCGTATGTCCTCGATCATCACCGAGGCGGACGCCCTGATAGCTCAGGGCGTCCGCGAGATCACCCTCATCGGCCAGGACACCACCTGCTACGGCGAAGACCTCGGCATCAAGGATGGCCTTGCCCAGCTCCTTGAAGCCCTTGCCGTGCTTCCCGGCCTGCGTTGGTTGCGCTTCCTCTACGCCTACCCCAACAAGGTCACCACGCGCCTGCTGGAGACCATTGCCCGCCACGACAACATCGCCAAGTACCTAGACGTGCCCCTCCAACACGCCAGCCCCTCCGTGCTCAAGCGCATGAAGCGCGGCGGAACCCCTGAAGTCTTCCTCAAACTCATCGAGAAGGCCCGCAGCATCGTTCCCGGCATCGTCCTCCGTACCAGCTTCATCGTCGGCTTCCCCGGCGAGACCGAAGAGGACTACAATCAACTCGAAGCCTTCATCACCACCGCCCGGATCGACTGGCTCGGCGTCTTCACCTACTCCGACGAAGAGGGCGCGGCCGCCTTCGAGCTAGCCTCCGAGCTGAAGGTCCCCAAACGCACCATCGAAGCGCGCCGCCGCAAGCTGATGAAGCTCCAGCAAAAGATCAGCGCGAAGTCCAAGTCCCAATGGATAGGCCGCGAGATCGACCTGCTGGTCGAAGGACCCAGCGAAGAGACCGACCTCCTCTGGGAAGGCCGGACTCCGCTGCACGCCCCCGAGATCGACGGCAAGGTCTTCATCAACGACTTCGGCCCCCACGAAGCCCTCGTCCCCGGCACCTTCTACCGCGCCGAAATCACCGAGTCCCACGACTACGACGTAGTCGCTCGCATCCTCGACTAA
- a CDS encoding PEP-CTERM sorting domain-containing protein, translating to MRNILSSLVVMAALAVAPSVLHATPITGQFSITGASVTDNGTSLSFVPDSIAVGAANTLNGSFATLLSSNEAGTITQNIDYSPYTAGSGVITLTNTNGTIVNYTLDTLTAQVVGGFTLFTGNGMLSTNAAGYDNTDGTLLFSTQGNGTVTFSATTNAAAPSAVPEPSTLALLGTGLVGLAGLVKRRLA from the coding sequence GTGCGCAACATTCTTTCTTCCCTCGTCGTTATGGCCGCTCTTGCAGTAGCACCTTCCGTCCTTCACGCAACCCCGATCACCGGTCAATTTTCCATCACGGGCGCCTCCGTTACAGATAACGGAACCTCCCTAAGTTTTGTGCCCGACTCGATTGCCGTAGGCGCGGCAAACACGCTCAATGGATCGTTCGCCACCCTACTCTCCTCCAACGAAGCCGGCACCATCACCCAGAACATTGACTACAGCCCCTATACTGCCGGCAGCGGCGTCATCACGCTGACGAACACGAACGGAACGATTGTCAACTACACCCTCGACACGCTCACGGCACAGGTTGTTGGTGGCTTCACGCTTTTCACCGGCAATGGCATGCTCTCCACCAATGCGGCCGGTTATGACAACACCGACGGTACCTTGCTGTTCTCGACACAGGGCAACGGAACTGTGACGTTCTCGGCTACGACCAATGCGGCCGCCCCCTCCGCAGTTCCTGAGCCGTCCACCCTCGCGCTGCTCGGCACCGGCCTGGTCGGCCTCGCCGGCCTCGTCAAGCGTCGCTTGGCATAA